One genomic region from Vicinamibacterales bacterium encodes:
- a CDS encoding M14 metallopeptidase family protein, with protein sequence MKRWSHLLVLIPFLMIPTITPAQESVTPTPESVIGWAPCTDYKLATYEQIAEYFHVLDKATDRMQLVDIGETAEGRTQLMAIISSESNMQNLARYKEISQQLARARVSGDEAQALVDEGKAIVWIDFGLHSTEVAHGQTAPWMAYKAVTEETEEMQVIRDNVIFLLVPNMNPDGTTLVAEWYMQHVGTQYEGAPLPELYQKYVGHDNNRDWFMFNQPESQNIGRQVYHEWFPQIIYNQHQSGPFPSRIFIPPFAEPVNPNIPPLVMRGINAVGSAMGRRFDQEGKTGVVSRVGFDTWWNGGMRTAPYFHNMVGILTETSHTSPAPAVYDPATFPATFGNGESTTAPSAFYPNPYMGGEWHLRDSCEYMLTGSMAVLDIGAKRRTEWLSNIYQMGREAIADGEDETYVISADQWDPGTAAKLVNVLRWGAIDVEQANAPFTLDGVSYPAGSYVIPGAQPFRSHLTDLLTPQVYPDRRMYPGGPPDRPYDVSGWTLPYQMGVSVQKHSGLGERTTQLALEQVERASPPNGSVSGLATVAYAIDPKANDAFTAVNRLLTAGESISRTTSAENIGTRLWPPGTFLVVAGDDTHARVEDVARSLGLRVAALTEAPLTETTPLRQPRVGLYHAWGGNMDEGWTRWVLEQFEFTYDRLHDAEVRLGNLSANYDVILLPDATYTGMLHGLSTDRMPPEYSGGMTIRGLANLYDFVVEGGTLVAMDSATELPLAIFDLPLREVTSGQSDADFFIPGTLLHLKVDHGHPLGYGMPEETTAFFSRSPAFALGRPVNPRVRRVSGTPEPPSSVRAVATYPAEGLLKSGWLLGEHVLSGRAAVVEADVEAGRVVLLGFRTQHRGQPHATFKLLFNALYRGGM encoded by the coding sequence ATGAAGCGCTGGTCTCACCTACTCGTCCTTATTCCGTTCCTGATGATTCCGACCATAACCCCGGCACAGGAGTCGGTCACACCGACGCCCGAAAGTGTCATCGGCTGGGCGCCATGTACCGATTACAAACTCGCAACTTACGAACAGATTGCCGAGTACTTTCACGTGCTAGACAAGGCAACCGACCGGATGCAGCTCGTGGACATTGGTGAGACTGCTGAAGGCCGCACACAGCTCATGGCGATCATTTCGTCGGAAAGCAATATGCAGAATCTGGCTCGATATAAAGAGATCTCGCAACAACTGGCACGGGCGCGTGTCAGCGGAGACGAGGCGCAGGCATTGGTTGATGAGGGGAAGGCGATTGTTTGGATCGATTTTGGTCTGCATTCAACTGAAGTAGCGCATGGGCAGACCGCGCCGTGGATGGCCTACAAGGCAGTGACGGAAGAGACCGAGGAAATGCAGGTCATCCGCGACAACGTCATTTTCTTACTTGTCCCAAATATGAATCCCGACGGTACAACGCTGGTAGCCGAATGGTACATGCAACACGTTGGGACCCAGTATGAGGGAGCACCACTCCCAGAGCTTTACCAGAAGTATGTTGGCCACGACAACAACCGCGACTGGTTCATGTTTAACCAGCCCGAGAGCCAGAACATCGGTCGGCAGGTGTATCACGAATGGTTTCCTCAAATTATCTACAACCAACATCAATCTGGACCGTTTCCATCCCGCATCTTCATTCCGCCATTTGCTGAACCGGTGAATCCGAATATTCCCCCACTCGTTATGCGCGGCATCAATGCCGTCGGCTCGGCCATGGGTCGCCGTTTTGATCAAGAGGGTAAAACGGGCGTGGTTTCCCGCGTCGGTTTCGATACCTGGTGGAACGGTGGGATGCGCACGGCACCATACTTTCACAACATGGTGGGCATTCTCACCGAGACGTCGCACACCTCGCCAGCCCCCGCCGTCTACGACCCGGCCACCTTTCCAGCCACTTTTGGTAACGGTGAGTCAACGACTGCACCTTCAGCGTTCTACCCGAACCCTTATATGGGCGGTGAGTGGCACCTACGCGACAGTTGTGAATACATGCTAACTGGCTCTATGGCGGTCCTCGACATCGGAGCCAAGCGTCGTACCGAGTGGCTCTCCAACATTTATCAGATGGGCCGCGAAGCAATCGCCGATGGTGAAGACGAAACTTACGTCATCTCGGCCGACCAATGGGACCCAGGAACGGCGGCAAAACTAGTAAACGTTCTTCGGTGGGGTGCCATTGACGTGGAACAGGCGAACGCGCCTTTCACCCTTGATGGCGTGTCCTATCCGGCCGGTAGTTATGTCATACCGGGTGCCCAACCATTCCGATCGCATCTCACTGACTTGCTTACGCCACAGGTCTATCCCGATAGACGAATGTACCCGGGTGGGCCACCGGACCGCCCTTACGATGTTAGTGGATGGACACTGCCGTATCAGATGGGGGTCAGCGTTCAGAAACATTCGGGACTTGGCGAACGCACCACCCAGCTTGCGCTCGAGCAGGTGGAGCGGGCCTCTCCACCGAACGGGTCTGTTTCAGGACTCGCAACAGTCGCCTATGCGATCGACCCGAAAGCAAACGATGCCTTTACAGCAGTCAACCGTCTTCTGACCGCTGGTGAGAGCATTTCTCGCACAACCAGTGCCGAGAACATCGGCACCCGGCTATGGCCACCAGGAACGTTTTTGGTTGTTGCCGGTGATGATACGCATGCTCGCGTGGAAGACGTGGCGCGATCACTCGGGCTACGAGTTGCGGCGCTCACCGAGGCACCGCTGACGGAGACCACCCCACTCAGGCAGCCGCGGGTTGGGCTGTATCACGCCTGGGGCGGCAACATGGACGAGGGGTGGACACGTTGGGTGCTCGAACAGTTCGAGTTTACCTACGACCGGTTGCACGATGCTGAGGTGCGCCTCGGGAACTTGAGCGCTAACTATGACGTGATTCTTCTGCCCGACGCGACTTACACGGGCATGCTGCACGGACTATCAACCGACCGAATGCCGCCTGAGTACTCCGGGGGTATGACCATCCGCGGCCTGGCGAACCTGTATGACTTCGTCGTGGAGGGTGGGACACTTGTCGCGATGGACTCAGCCACTGAATTACCCCTTGCAATCTTTGACCTACCCCTTCGCGAAGTAACATCGGGACAATCCGACGCCGATTTCTTTATTCCGGGTACATTACTGCACCTTAAAGTCGACCACGGGCATCCGCTCGGTTACGGCATGCCAGAAGAAACGACGGCGTTTTTTTCCCGCAGTCCCGCGTTTGCACTTGGCCGCCCGGTGAATCCTCGGGTTCGACGGGTAAGCGGCACCCCCGAACCACCGTCTTCGGTTAGGGCCGTAGCAACCTACCCAGCAGAGGGTCTCCTCAAAAGTGGGTGGCTACTGGGTGAACATGTGCTCAGCGGACGTGCGGCTGTCGTGGAAGCCGATGTCGAAGCCGGCCGCGTGGTGCTGCTTGGTTTCCGGACGCAGCACCGCGGTCAGCCGCACGCCACGTTCAAATTGCTCTTCAATGCGCTCTACCGAGGCGGAATGTGA